A part of Crassostrea angulata isolate pt1a10 chromosome 5, ASM2561291v2, whole genome shotgun sequence genomic DNA contains:
- the LOC128184453 gene encoding probable serine/threonine-protein kinase kinX isoform X24, with translation MGIKVFITNISSSTDIKKKQRELLQTLESLKIEFETVDISDPSKEEEKKFMRANSKPAQEGKVPLPPQVFKDDDYCGDFDAFSEALEDNALYEFLKLAPPKEVSQASVTVTGEEEEKKDEEEREKEDEEKPLDKDAELPQQEKEAEKEDTDEMDQSATEVPPDAEKSDAKTDENEQDAEELVVVETDDKKDTDTESVVVLDAEEPKEEEKQEMVDESQQQDTTESNEDTEPLVIVEEKENQDTKEEEATKEETNKEESEPVKEEEPVKEEEPVKEEEPVKEEETISEPVKEEEPVKEDEPTKEEEPIKQEEESAKSEEKEEEVDFWAQIGKDDDDIGRKKKAPSVEEEKPKEPSPVPETKVETPAQEDDDDDSMEARRRRRRKEREEKEAADAEPAEDSLEERRRRRREERKAKEDADSMEVESATERRRRRRREMADD, from the exons ATGGGTATCAAGGTGTTCATCACGAATATTTCAAGCAGTACTGAT ATCAAGAAGAAGCAGCGGGAATTGCTTCAGACCTTAGAAAGTTTGAAGATTGAGTTTGAAACAGTGGACATCTCTGATCCTTCCAAAGAGGAAGAGAAAAAGTTCATGAGAGCCAACAGCAAACCAGCTCAAGAGGGCAAGGTGCCCCTCCCCCCTCAAGTATTCAAAGATGATGATTACTGTGGG GACTTTGATGCATTTTCGGAGGCCCTAGAAGATAACGCTTTATATGAATTCCTTAAATTAGCTCCACCTAAAGAAGTTTCCCAAGCATCTGTCACAGTAACAGGG GAGgaagaagaaaagaaagatGAG gaagaaagagaaaaagaagatgag GAGAAACCCCTGGACAAGGATGCAGAGCTTCCCCAG CAGGAAAAGGAGGCTGAAAAAGAGGACACAGAT GAAATGGACCAGTCTGCCACAGAGGTGCCACCTGAC GCAGAAAAATCCGATGCAAAGACAGAT GAAAATGAGCAAGATGCTGAAGAATTGGTTGTTGTGGAAACAGAT GACAAAAAAGATACTGACACAGAATCAGTTGTTGTTTTGGATGCTGAA GAACCTAAggaagaagaaaaacaagagatgGTTGAT GAATCACAACAGCAAGATACAACAGAATCTAATGAA GATACAGAACCACTTGTAATTGTAGAGGAGAAA GAGAATCAAGATACCAAAGAGGAGGAGGCAACCAAAGAAGAGACTAACAAAGAGGAATCCGAGCCTGTGAAAGAAGAGGAGCCAGTCAAGGAAGAAGAACCAGTCAAGGAAGAAGAACCAGTAAAGGAAGAAGAAACAATTTCAGAACCAGTCAAGGAAGAAGAACCAGTAAAGGAAGACGAACCAACAAAAGAAGAAGAACCAATTAAACAAGAGGAAGAATCAGCCAAATCAGAGGAGAAGGAAGAAGAAGTTGATTTTTGGGCACAGATTGGTAAAGATGATGATGATATTGGTAGAAAGAAGAAAGCTCCTTCAGTAGAAGAGGAGAAACCTAAAGAGCCAAGCCCTGTACCAGAAACAAAAGTCGAGACACCGGCTCAGgaggatgatgatgatgattctATGGAGGCAAGGAGAAGGAGAAGAAGGAAAGAAAGAGAGGAGAAAGAAGCTGCTGATGCAGAGCCTGCTGAGGACAGCTTAGAAGAGCGTCGTCGCAGACGTCGCGAAGAGAGGAAAGCCAAGGAAGATGCGGATTCCATGGAAGTGGAGAGTGCCACAGAGAGGAGGAGAAGACGCCGCCGTGAAATGGCTGATGATTAG
- the LOC128184453 gene encoding golgin subfamily A member 6-like protein 22 isoform X15: MGIKVFITNISSSTDIKKKQRELLQTLESLKIEFETVDISDPSKEEEKKFMRANSKPAQEGKVPLPPQVFKDDDYCGDFDAFSEALEDNALYEFLKLAPPKEVSQASVTVTGEEEEKKDEEEREKEDEEKAILIEDVAAEEGKKIDEEESKTEEKADGEASEKEAAPSEEKVEGERSESEVKEGESAEGKTKETEESPATNIANDEKVEETKEDTGDEVKEEEKPLDKDAELPQQEKEAEKEDTDAEKSDAKTDENEQDAEELVVVETDDKKDTDTESVVVLDAEENQDTKEEEATKEETNKEESEPVKEEEPVKEEEPVKEEEPVKEEETISEPVKEEEPVKEDEPTKEEEPIKQEEESAKSEEKEEEVDFWAQIGKDDDDIGRKKKAPSVEEEKPKEPSPVPETKVETPAQEDDDDDSMEARRRRRRKEREEKEAADAEPAEDSLEERRRRRREERKAKEDADSMEVESATERRRRRRREMADD; encoded by the exons ATGGGTATCAAGGTGTTCATCACGAATATTTCAAGCAGTACTGAT ATCAAGAAGAAGCAGCGGGAATTGCTTCAGACCTTAGAAAGTTTGAAGATTGAGTTTGAAACAGTGGACATCTCTGATCCTTCCAAAGAGGAAGAGAAAAAGTTCATGAGAGCCAACAGCAAACCAGCTCAAGAGGGCAAGGTGCCCCTCCCCCCTCAAGTATTCAAAGATGATGATTACTGTGGG GACTTTGATGCATTTTCGGAGGCCCTAGAAGATAACGCTTTATATGAATTCCTTAAATTAGCTCCACCTAAAGAAGTTTCCCAAGCATCTGTCACAGTAACAGGG GAGgaagaagaaaagaaagatGAG gaagaaagagaaaaagaagatgag GAAAAGGCCATTTTAATTGAGGATGTTGCTGCTGAGGAAGGGAAGAAAATTGATGAAGAAGAATCAAAGACAGAGGAAAAAGCAGATGGTGAGGCGAGTGAAAAAGAGGCTGCACCATCTGAGGAAAAGGTAGAAGGTGAAAGGTCAGAGAGTGAAGTTAAAGAAGGTGAAAGTGCAGAGGGCAAAACCAAAGAAACTGAGGAGTCCCCAGCAACAAATATAGCCAATGATGAGAAAGTAGAGGAGACCAAGGAGGACACTGGGGATGAAGTGAAGGAGGAG GAGAAACCCCTGGACAAGGATGCAGAGCTTCCCCAG CAGGAAAAGGAGGCTGAAAAAGAGGACACAGAT GCAGAAAAATCCGATGCAAAGACAGAT GAAAATGAGCAAGATGCTGAAGAATTGGTTGTTGTGGAAACAGAT GACAAAAAAGATACTGACACAGAATCAGTTGTTGTTTTGGATGCTGAA GAGAATCAAGATACCAAAGAGGAGGAGGCAACCAAAGAAGAGACTAACAAAGAGGAATCCGAGCCTGTGAAAGAAGAGGAGCCAGTCAAGGAAGAAGAACCAGTCAAGGAAGAAGAACCAGTAAAGGAAGAAGAAACAATTTCAGAACCAGTCAAGGAAGAAGAACCAGTAAAGGAAGACGAACCAACAAAAGAAGAAGAACCAATTAAACAAGAGGAAGAATCAGCCAAATCAGAGGAGAAGGAAGAAGAAGTTGATTTTTGGGCACAGATTGGTAAAGATGATGATGATATTGGTAGAAAGAAGAAAGCTCCTTCAGTAGAAGAGGAGAAACCTAAAGAGCCAAGCCCTGTACCAGAAACAAAAGTCGAGACACCGGCTCAGgaggatgatgatgatgattctATGGAGGCAAGGAGAAGGAGAAGAAGGAAAGAAAGAGAGGAGAAAGAAGCTGCTGATGCAGAGCCTGCTGAGGACAGCTTAGAAGAGCGTCGTCGCAGACGTCGCGAAGAGAGGAAAGCCAAGGAAGATGCGGATTCCATGGAAGTGGAGAGTGCCACAGAGAGGAGGAGAAGACGCCGCCGTGAAATGGCTGATGATTAG
- the LOC128184453 gene encoding neurofilament heavy polypeptide-like isoform X19, which produces MGIKVFITNISSSTDIKKKQRELLQTLESLKIEFETVDISDPSKEEEKKFMRANSKPAQEGKVPLPPQVFKDDDYCGDFDAFSEALEDNALYEFLKLAPPKEVSQASVTVTGEEEEKKDEEEREKEDEEKAILIEDVAAEEGKKIDEEESKTEEKADGEASEKEAAPSEEKVEGERSESEVKEGESAEGKTKETEESPATNIANDEKVEETKEDTGDEVKEEEKPLDKDAELPQQEKEAEKEDTDAEKSDAKTDENQDTKEEEATKEETNKEESEPVKEEEPVKEEEPVKEEEPVKEEETISEPVKEEEPVKEDEPTKEEEPIKQEEESAKSEEKEEEVDFWAQIGKDDDDIGRKKKAPSVEEEKPKEPSPVPETKVETPAQEDDDDDSMEARRRRRRKEREEKEAADAEPAEDSLEERRRRRREERKAKEDADSMEVESATERRRRRRREMADD; this is translated from the exons ATGGGTATCAAGGTGTTCATCACGAATATTTCAAGCAGTACTGAT ATCAAGAAGAAGCAGCGGGAATTGCTTCAGACCTTAGAAAGTTTGAAGATTGAGTTTGAAACAGTGGACATCTCTGATCCTTCCAAAGAGGAAGAGAAAAAGTTCATGAGAGCCAACAGCAAACCAGCTCAAGAGGGCAAGGTGCCCCTCCCCCCTCAAGTATTCAAAGATGATGATTACTGTGGG GACTTTGATGCATTTTCGGAGGCCCTAGAAGATAACGCTTTATATGAATTCCTTAAATTAGCTCCACCTAAAGAAGTTTCCCAAGCATCTGTCACAGTAACAGGG GAGgaagaagaaaagaaagatGAG gaagaaagagaaaaagaagatgag GAAAAGGCCATTTTAATTGAGGATGTTGCTGCTGAGGAAGGGAAGAAAATTGATGAAGAAGAATCAAAGACAGAGGAAAAAGCAGATGGTGAGGCGAGTGAAAAAGAGGCTGCACCATCTGAGGAAAAGGTAGAAGGTGAAAGGTCAGAGAGTGAAGTTAAAGAAGGTGAAAGTGCAGAGGGCAAAACCAAAGAAACTGAGGAGTCCCCAGCAACAAATATAGCCAATGATGAGAAAGTAGAGGAGACCAAGGAGGACACTGGGGATGAAGTGAAGGAGGAG GAGAAACCCCTGGACAAGGATGCAGAGCTTCCCCAG CAGGAAAAGGAGGCTGAAAAAGAGGACACAGAT GCAGAAAAATCCGATGCAAAGACAGAT GAGAATCAAGATACCAAAGAGGAGGAGGCAACCAAAGAAGAGACTAACAAAGAGGAATCCGAGCCTGTGAAAGAAGAGGAGCCAGTCAAGGAAGAAGAACCAGTCAAGGAAGAAGAACCAGTAAAGGAAGAAGAAACAATTTCAGAACCAGTCAAGGAAGAAGAACCAGTAAAGGAAGACGAACCAACAAAAGAAGAAGAACCAATTAAACAAGAGGAAGAATCAGCCAAATCAGAGGAGAAGGAAGAAGAAGTTGATTTTTGGGCACAGATTGGTAAAGATGATGATGATATTGGTAGAAAGAAGAAAGCTCCTTCAGTAGAAGAGGAGAAACCTAAAGAGCCAAGCCCTGTACCAGAAACAAAAGTCGAGACACCGGCTCAGgaggatgatgatgatgattctATGGAGGCAAGGAGAAGGAGAAGAAGGAAAGAAAGAGAGGAGAAAGAAGCTGCTGATGCAGAGCCTGCTGAGGACAGCTTAGAAGAGCGTCGTCGCAGACGTCGCGAAGAGAGGAAAGCCAAGGAAGATGCGGATTCCATGGAAGTGGAGAGTGCCACAGAGAGGAGGAGAAGACGCCGCCGTGAAATGGCTGATGATTAG
- the LOC128184453 gene encoding neurofilament heavy polypeptide-like isoform X2, giving the protein MGIKVFITNISSSTDIKKKQRELLQTLESLKIEFETVDISDPSKEEEKKFMRANSKPAQEGKVPLPPQVFKDDDYCGDFDAFSEALEDNALYEFLKLAPPKEVSQASVTVTGEEEEKKDEEEREKEDEEKAILIEDVAAEEGKKIDEEESKTEEKADGEASEKEAAPSEEKVEGERSESEVKEGESAEGKTKETEESPATNIANDEKVEETKEDTGDEVKEEEKPLDKDAELPQEKEAEKEDTDEMDQSATEVPPDAEKSDAKTDENEQDAEELVVVETDDKKDTDTESVVVLDAEEPKEEEKQEMVDESQQQDTTESNEDTEPLVIVEEKENQDTKEEEATKEETNKEESEPVKEEEPVKEEEPVKEEEPVKEEETISEPVKEEEPVKEDEPTKEEEPIKQEEESAKSEEKEEEVDFWAQIGKDDDDIGRKKKAPSVEEEKPKEPSPVPETKVETPAQEDDDDDSMEARRRRRRKEREEKEAADAEPAEDSLEERRRRRREERKAKEDADSMEVESATERRRRRRREMADD; this is encoded by the exons ATGGGTATCAAGGTGTTCATCACGAATATTTCAAGCAGTACTGAT ATCAAGAAGAAGCAGCGGGAATTGCTTCAGACCTTAGAAAGTTTGAAGATTGAGTTTGAAACAGTGGACATCTCTGATCCTTCCAAAGAGGAAGAGAAAAAGTTCATGAGAGCCAACAGCAAACCAGCTCAAGAGGGCAAGGTGCCCCTCCCCCCTCAAGTATTCAAAGATGATGATTACTGTGGG GACTTTGATGCATTTTCGGAGGCCCTAGAAGATAACGCTTTATATGAATTCCTTAAATTAGCTCCACCTAAAGAAGTTTCCCAAGCATCTGTCACAGTAACAGGG GAGgaagaagaaaagaaagatGAG gaagaaagagaaaaagaagatgag GAAAAGGCCATTTTAATTGAGGATGTTGCTGCTGAGGAAGGGAAGAAAATTGATGAAGAAGAATCAAAGACAGAGGAAAAAGCAGATGGTGAGGCGAGTGAAAAAGAGGCTGCACCATCTGAGGAAAAGGTAGAAGGTGAAAGGTCAGAGAGTGAAGTTAAAGAAGGTGAAAGTGCAGAGGGCAAAACCAAAGAAACTGAGGAGTCCCCAGCAACAAATATAGCCAATGATGAGAAAGTAGAGGAGACCAAGGAGGACACTGGGGATGAAGTGAAGGAGGAG GAGAAACCCCTGGACAAGGATGCAGAGCTTCCCCAG GAAAAGGAGGCTGAAAAAGAGGACACAGAT GAAATGGACCAGTCTGCCACAGAGGTGCCACCTGAC GCAGAAAAATCCGATGCAAAGACAGAT GAAAATGAGCAAGATGCTGAAGAATTGGTTGTTGTGGAAACAGAT GACAAAAAAGATACTGACACAGAATCAGTTGTTGTTTTGGATGCTGAA GAACCTAAggaagaagaaaaacaagagatgGTTGAT GAATCACAACAGCAAGATACAACAGAATCTAATGAA GATACAGAACCACTTGTAATTGTAGAGGAGAAA GAGAATCAAGATACCAAAGAGGAGGAGGCAACCAAAGAAGAGACTAACAAAGAGGAATCCGAGCCTGTGAAAGAAGAGGAGCCAGTCAAGGAAGAAGAACCAGTCAAGGAAGAAGAACCAGTAAAGGAAGAAGAAACAATTTCAGAACCAGTCAAGGAAGAAGAACCAGTAAAGGAAGACGAACCAACAAAAGAAGAAGAACCAATTAAACAAGAGGAAGAATCAGCCAAATCAGAGGAGAAGGAAGAAGAAGTTGATTTTTGGGCACAGATTGGTAAAGATGATGATGATATTGGTAGAAAGAAGAAAGCTCCTTCAGTAGAAGAGGAGAAACCTAAAGAGCCAAGCCCTGTACCAGAAACAAAAGTCGAGACACCGGCTCAGgaggatgatgatgatgattctATGGAGGCAAGGAGAAGGAGAAGAAGGAAAGAAAGAGAGGAGAAAGAAGCTGCTGATGCAGAGCCTGCTGAGGACAGCTTAGAAGAGCGTCGTCGCAGACGTCGCGAAGAGAGGAAAGCCAAGGAAGATGCGGATTCCATGGAAGTGGAGAGTGCCACAGAGAGGAGGAGAAGACGCCGCCGTGAAATGGCTGATGATTAG
- the LOC128184453 gene encoding probable serine/threonine-protein kinase kinX isoform X18, protein MGIKVFITNISSSTDIKKKQRELLQTLESLKIEFETVDISDPSKEEEKKFMRANSKPAQEGKVPLPPQVFKDDDYCGDFDAFSEALEDNALYEFLKLAPPKEVSQASVTVTGEEEEKKDEEEREKEDEEKAILIEDVAAEEGKKIDEEESKTEEKADGEASEKEAAPSEEKVEGERSESEVKEGESAEGKTKETEESPATNIANDEKVEETKEDTGDEVKEEEKPLDKDAELPQEKEAEKEDTDEMDQSATEVPPDENQDTKEEEATKEETNKEESEPVKEEEPVKEEEPVKEEEPVKEEETISEPVKEEEPVKEDEPTKEEEPIKQEEESAKSEEKEEEVDFWAQIGKDDDDIGRKKKAPSVEEEKPKEPSPVPETKVETPAQEDDDDDSMEARRRRRRKEREEKEAADAEPAEDSLEERRRRRREERKAKEDADSMEVESATERRRRRRREMADD, encoded by the exons ATGGGTATCAAGGTGTTCATCACGAATATTTCAAGCAGTACTGAT ATCAAGAAGAAGCAGCGGGAATTGCTTCAGACCTTAGAAAGTTTGAAGATTGAGTTTGAAACAGTGGACATCTCTGATCCTTCCAAAGAGGAAGAGAAAAAGTTCATGAGAGCCAACAGCAAACCAGCTCAAGAGGGCAAGGTGCCCCTCCCCCCTCAAGTATTCAAAGATGATGATTACTGTGGG GACTTTGATGCATTTTCGGAGGCCCTAGAAGATAACGCTTTATATGAATTCCTTAAATTAGCTCCACCTAAAGAAGTTTCCCAAGCATCTGTCACAGTAACAGGG GAGgaagaagaaaagaaagatGAG gaagaaagagaaaaagaagatgag GAAAAGGCCATTTTAATTGAGGATGTTGCTGCTGAGGAAGGGAAGAAAATTGATGAAGAAGAATCAAAGACAGAGGAAAAAGCAGATGGTGAGGCGAGTGAAAAAGAGGCTGCACCATCTGAGGAAAAGGTAGAAGGTGAAAGGTCAGAGAGTGAAGTTAAAGAAGGTGAAAGTGCAGAGGGCAAAACCAAAGAAACTGAGGAGTCCCCAGCAACAAATATAGCCAATGATGAGAAAGTAGAGGAGACCAAGGAGGACACTGGGGATGAAGTGAAGGAGGAG GAGAAACCCCTGGACAAGGATGCAGAGCTTCCCCAG GAAAAGGAGGCTGAAAAAGAGGACACAGAT GAAATGGACCAGTCTGCCACAGAGGTGCCACCTGAC GAGAATCAAGATACCAAAGAGGAGGAGGCAACCAAAGAAGAGACTAACAAAGAGGAATCCGAGCCTGTGAAAGAAGAGGAGCCAGTCAAGGAAGAAGAACCAGTCAAGGAAGAAGAACCAGTAAAGGAAGAAGAAACAATTTCAGAACCAGTCAAGGAAGAAGAACCAGTAAAGGAAGACGAACCAACAAAAGAAGAAGAACCAATTAAACAAGAGGAAGAATCAGCCAAATCAGAGGAGAAGGAAGAAGAAGTTGATTTTTGGGCACAGATTGGTAAAGATGATGATGATATTGGTAGAAAGAAGAAAGCTCCTTCAGTAGAAGAGGAGAAACCTAAAGAGCCAAGCCCTGTACCAGAAACAAAAGTCGAGACACCGGCTCAGgaggatgatgatgatgattctATGGAGGCAAGGAGAAGGAGAAGAAGGAAAGAAAGAGAGGAGAAAGAAGCTGCTGATGCAGAGCCTGCTGAGGACAGCTTAGAAGAGCGTCGTCGCAGACGTCGCGAAGAGAGGAAAGCCAAGGAAGATGCGGATTCCATGGAAGTGGAGAGTGCCACAGAGAGGAGGAGAAGACGCCGCCGTGAAATGGCTGATGATTAG
- the LOC128184453 gene encoding probable serine/threonine-protein kinase kinX isoform X20 produces MGIKVFITNISSSTDIKKKQRELLQTLESLKIEFETVDISDPSKEEEKKFMRANSKPAQEGKVPLPPQVFKDDDYCGDFDAFSEALEDNALYEFLKLAPPKEVSQASVTVTGEEEEKKDEEEREKEDEEKAILIEDVAAEEGKKIDEEESKTEEKADGEASEKEAAPSEEKVEGERSESEVKEGESAEGKTKETEESPATNIANDEKVEETKEDTGDEVKEEEKPLDKDAELPQEKEAEKEDTDAEKSDAKTDENQDTKEEEATKEETNKEESEPVKEEEPVKEEEPVKEEEPVKEEETISEPVKEEEPVKEDEPTKEEEPIKQEEESAKSEEKEEEVDFWAQIGKDDDDIGRKKKAPSVEEEKPKEPSPVPETKVETPAQEDDDDDSMEARRRRRRKEREEKEAADAEPAEDSLEERRRRRREERKAKEDADSMEVESATERRRRRRREMADD; encoded by the exons ATGGGTATCAAGGTGTTCATCACGAATATTTCAAGCAGTACTGAT ATCAAGAAGAAGCAGCGGGAATTGCTTCAGACCTTAGAAAGTTTGAAGATTGAGTTTGAAACAGTGGACATCTCTGATCCTTCCAAAGAGGAAGAGAAAAAGTTCATGAGAGCCAACAGCAAACCAGCTCAAGAGGGCAAGGTGCCCCTCCCCCCTCAAGTATTCAAAGATGATGATTACTGTGGG GACTTTGATGCATTTTCGGAGGCCCTAGAAGATAACGCTTTATATGAATTCCTTAAATTAGCTCCACCTAAAGAAGTTTCCCAAGCATCTGTCACAGTAACAGGG GAGgaagaagaaaagaaagatGAG gaagaaagagaaaaagaagatgag GAAAAGGCCATTTTAATTGAGGATGTTGCTGCTGAGGAAGGGAAGAAAATTGATGAAGAAGAATCAAAGACAGAGGAAAAAGCAGATGGTGAGGCGAGTGAAAAAGAGGCTGCACCATCTGAGGAAAAGGTAGAAGGTGAAAGGTCAGAGAGTGAAGTTAAAGAAGGTGAAAGTGCAGAGGGCAAAACCAAAGAAACTGAGGAGTCCCCAGCAACAAATATAGCCAATGATGAGAAAGTAGAGGAGACCAAGGAGGACACTGGGGATGAAGTGAAGGAGGAG GAGAAACCCCTGGACAAGGATGCAGAGCTTCCCCAG GAAAAGGAGGCTGAAAAAGAGGACACAGAT GCAGAAAAATCCGATGCAAAGACAGAT GAGAATCAAGATACCAAAGAGGAGGAGGCAACCAAAGAAGAGACTAACAAAGAGGAATCCGAGCCTGTGAAAGAAGAGGAGCCAGTCAAGGAAGAAGAACCAGTCAAGGAAGAAGAACCAGTAAAGGAAGAAGAAACAATTTCAGAACCAGTCAAGGAAGAAGAACCAGTAAAGGAAGACGAACCAACAAAAGAAGAAGAACCAATTAAACAAGAGGAAGAATCAGCCAAATCAGAGGAGAAGGAAGAAGAAGTTGATTTTTGGGCACAGATTGGTAAAGATGATGATGATATTGGTAGAAAGAAGAAAGCTCCTTCAGTAGAAGAGGAGAAACCTAAAGAGCCAAGCCCTGTACCAGAAACAAAAGTCGAGACACCGGCTCAGgaggatgatgatgatgattctATGGAGGCAAGGAGAAGGAGAAGAAGGAAAGAAAGAGAGGAGAAAGAAGCTGCTGATGCAGAGCCTGCTGAGGACAGCTTAGAAGAGCGTCGTCGCAGACGTCGCGAAGAGAGGAAAGCCAAGGAAGATGCGGATTCCATGGAAGTGGAGAGTGCCACAGAGAGGAGGAGAAGACGCCGCCGTGAAATGGCTGATGATTAG
- the LOC128184453 gene encoding DNA ligase 1-like isoform X22 has product MGIKVFITNISSSTDIKKKQRELLQTLESLKIEFETVDISDPSKEEEKKFMRANSKPAQEGKVPLPPQVFKDDDYCGDFDAFSEALEDNALYEFLKLAPPKEVSQASVTVTGEEEEKKDEEEREKEDEEKAILIEDVAAEEGKKIDEEESKTEEKADGEASEKEAAPSEEKVEGERSESEVKEGESAEGKTKETEESPATNIANDEKVEETKEDTGDEVKEEEKPLDKDAELPQEKEAEKEDTDENQDTKEEEATKEETNKEESEPVKEEEPVKEEEPVKEEEPVKEEETISEPVKEEEPVKEDEPTKEEEPIKQEEESAKSEEKEEEVDFWAQIGKDDDDIGRKKKAPSVEEEKPKEPSPVPETKVETPAQEDDDDDSMEARRRRRRKEREEKEAADAEPAEDSLEERRRRRREERKAKEDADSMEVESATERRRRRRREMADD; this is encoded by the exons ATGGGTATCAAGGTGTTCATCACGAATATTTCAAGCAGTACTGAT ATCAAGAAGAAGCAGCGGGAATTGCTTCAGACCTTAGAAAGTTTGAAGATTGAGTTTGAAACAGTGGACATCTCTGATCCTTCCAAAGAGGAAGAGAAAAAGTTCATGAGAGCCAACAGCAAACCAGCTCAAGAGGGCAAGGTGCCCCTCCCCCCTCAAGTATTCAAAGATGATGATTACTGTGGG GACTTTGATGCATTTTCGGAGGCCCTAGAAGATAACGCTTTATATGAATTCCTTAAATTAGCTCCACCTAAAGAAGTTTCCCAAGCATCTGTCACAGTAACAGGG GAGgaagaagaaaagaaagatGAG gaagaaagagaaaaagaagatgag GAAAAGGCCATTTTAATTGAGGATGTTGCTGCTGAGGAAGGGAAGAAAATTGATGAAGAAGAATCAAAGACAGAGGAAAAAGCAGATGGTGAGGCGAGTGAAAAAGAGGCTGCACCATCTGAGGAAAAGGTAGAAGGTGAAAGGTCAGAGAGTGAAGTTAAAGAAGGTGAAAGTGCAGAGGGCAAAACCAAAGAAACTGAGGAGTCCCCAGCAACAAATATAGCCAATGATGAGAAAGTAGAGGAGACCAAGGAGGACACTGGGGATGAAGTGAAGGAGGAG GAGAAACCCCTGGACAAGGATGCAGAGCTTCCCCAG GAAAAGGAGGCTGAAAAAGAGGACACAGAT GAGAATCAAGATACCAAAGAGGAGGAGGCAACCAAAGAAGAGACTAACAAAGAGGAATCCGAGCCTGTGAAAGAAGAGGAGCCAGTCAAGGAAGAAGAACCAGTCAAGGAAGAAGAACCAGTAAAGGAAGAAGAAACAATTTCAGAACCAGTCAAGGAAGAAGAACCAGTAAAGGAAGACGAACCAACAAAAGAAGAAGAACCAATTAAACAAGAGGAAGAATCAGCCAAATCAGAGGAGAAGGAAGAAGAAGTTGATTTTTGGGCACAGATTGGTAAAGATGATGATGATATTGGTAGAAAGAAGAAAGCTCCTTCAGTAGAAGAGGAGAAACCTAAAGAGCCAAGCCCTGTACCAGAAACAAAAGTCGAGACACCGGCTCAGgaggatgatgatgatgattctATGGAGGCAAGGAGAAGGAGAAGAAGGAAAGAAAGAGAGGAGAAAGAAGCTGCTGATGCAGAGCCTGCTGAGGACAGCTTAGAAGAGCGTCGTCGCAGACGTCGCGAAGAGAGGAAAGCCAAGGAAGATGCGGATTCCATGGAAGTGGAGAGTGCCACAGAGAGGAGGAGAAGACGCCGCCGTGAAATGGCTGATGATTAG